Below is a window of Streptomyces genisteinicus DNA.
AGGTGGGCGCCGAGGCAGTGGTGCGGGCCGCCTCCGCCGTAGCCGAGGTGGGGGTTGGGGCTGCGGGTGACGTCGAAGGCGTCCGGGTCGACGAAGACCCGCTCGTCACGGTTGGCGGAGGCGTAGAACAGCACCGTCTTCTCGCCCGGCCGGAAGGTGTGCCCGCCCAGTTCGCACTCGGCCGCCACCGTCCTGCGGAACTGGATGATCGGCGTGGAGTGGCGCACGATCTCCTCCATCGCGCCGTCCGCGTACCGGTCGAAGTCCTCCTCCAGCAGCGCCCGCTGCTCCGGGTGCGCGCTGAGCAGCGCGAGTCCGTGGGCCATCGCGTTCCGGGTGGTCTCCACCCCCGCCACCAGCAGCAGTGAGAAGAAGGCGCCCAGTTCGCGGGGGGTCAGGCCGCGGCCGTCCACGTCGGCCGCGACGAGCGCGGAGACCAGGTCGTCCGCGGGGCGGCGGCGCCGTTCGCGCGCCAGCCGGGCCGTGGCCAGCCGCAGGTGCGCCAGCGCCCGCAGCCCGCGGCCCGGGATGCGGGGTCCGCGCCGGACGCCCGCGTTCTCCGACGCCTGGTCGACCCTGGCGGCCACCGCGGCCCGCATCCCCGCCGGGATGCCCATCAGGTCGCAGATCACCTCGAACGGAACCCGGGAGGCGACCGCGCGCACGAAGTCGGCGCCGTCCGCCGTCCCCCCGGCCGTCAGGTCGTCCACGGCCCGGCGGGCCACCTCGCGGACGTTGTCCTCCGCGGCCGCGAGCAGCCGGGGTGTGAAGGAGCGGGCCACGATCCGCCGCAGGGAGGCGTGTTCGGCGCCGTCGAGGTTGACCATGGAGTTGCCGAACAGCGCCTTGGCCCAGGCCGCCGGTTCCGGTGTGGTGACGCCCGGAGCGCTGCGGAAGTCCGCGGCCCGGCGGCTCGCCCCGGCCACGTCCGCGTGCCGTACCAGCGCCCAGAACTCCCGTCCCGTGCCCCGCCCGCAGAGCACGGGGGCGTCCAGGGCGCGCAACCGCGCGAAGGCGGCCAGCCGCCGCTCGCGGGGCAGCGCCCAGAACGCGGGATCGCCGGGGTCCGGCAGATCCGCTCCGCCGTGCTGTTCGGGAATGCTCCGTGTCACGCCCACCTCCTGGGCCCGGGGACCGGATGCCGCCCCTCCCGCCGCCGTCCGGGGCACTGCCGCGACGGCGCCGCCGCGGCGCCGGGCGTCAGCTTCCGTCCCCGGAATTGCTGCGGACGGGGGAGATCTGCACGGGTCCCGTGCGTGTGCTCGTTGTGGCAGAGCAACGGGCCGAAACGGGTCCGGGTCACTCCCGAGGGGACGAACACAGTGAAGAAGTGGACAACGCGCGGATCTCTCGCGGCAGTGGTGGCGTGCGCGGCGTCGGCCGTGGGAGCGGCTCCCGCGCTCGCCTCGGCCTCCGTGCCGGTCACCGTGCCGCTGGAGAGCGTGGAGGCCGCGCTGCCGCTGGACGCGCCGGCGCTCAGCACCGGGGTGCCCGTGCCGGTTCCCGGCGCCCCCGACGGCCCGCGGCACGTCACCGGCAACCTGCTGCCGCAGAACACCGTGCCCGCCGTCCCGCTCACCGGCGAACTCCCGGCGACGCTGCTGGAGATCCCGGTGGAGAACCCGCTCGGCGAGGGCGAGCTCGGGGTGGCCCAGGTGGCCTCCGAGGCCTCGGACCTCTCGCTGTCGAGCCCCGGCGCGTCGCTCGGCGCGCCCCTCACCCAGCCGCGGCCCGAGGAGTTCGGGCAGCCGGAGGCCACCCTGCCGCAGGCCGCGCTCGTCGCCCCGGTGCTCCAGGGCGCCCCGGCCGCCGGGCTGTTGCTGCACTGACGCGTGCCGCCGGGGCGGCTGCCGCCCCGGCGGCGCCCCCCTGCCCCCCTGCCCCCCTGCCCCCGGCCCTCGGTGCGCGGGGGCGCGCGCCGGGGATCGCGGGACGGCCCGAGGAGCGCCCGTCCGGCCGAGCAACCCTTTCGGCGCCCCCTCGTTGACACCAGCGAGAGAGCCGTAGGACACGGCGGACCCAGGGGAGGGGCGACGAGATGATCGGGACCAGCGTGACGGCGGAGCCCGGAGCCGGCCGGCCCGCCGGCGGCCTCGCCCGCCGGCTGCTGCTGCGTGCCCTGTTCACCGCGGGCGTGATCGGCGGCACCGCCGGAGCCCTCGCCCCGGTGCTCGTCCGCCGGCGCGAGAGCGCCCGGCGCGGACAGGAGCCCGACGGGCGGCGCCCCCTGGAGCGGTTCGCCGAGACCTACCGCGGCAGGCACATCCAGGGCAGCGCGACGGTGATGGTCCCGCTGGGCGCGGGCGCCGGCGCACCGACGGCCGTGCCGAGCGTGGAGGTGCGTGTCGACGGCCGCCCCCTGCACGTGATGCGCCGCGCCGACGGCAGCTACCTCAGCCTGGTCAACCACTACGAGTCGTTCCCGACCCTGCGCGACGTGGCCCGTGCCGCCGTCGACGAACTGGGCGAGTCGCAGCTGTCGATGACCCCGCTGCACCACATCTGAACGGAAGGGACCGCACCGTGTACACCCGCAGCAACCAGCGGAACCTCACCCGCGCGCAGAAGCGGCGGTTCGTCGACGCGCTGCTGGCGCTCAAGCGGTCGGGCCGGTACGACGAGTTCGTCCGGATGCACGGCCGGTACTACGTGTCCGACGCCGAGGAGGGCGCCCGCGCCGCGCACATGGCGCCGTCGTTCTTCCCGTGGCACCGCCGCTACCTGCTGGAGTTCGAACAGGCCCTCCAGGCGGTCGATCCGGGGGTGTCGGTGCCCTACTGGGACTGGACGGTGGACAACAGCCCGTCGTCCTCCCTGTGGGCGGACGACTTCATGGGGGGCACCGGCCGCGCGCTGGACCGGCAGGTGATGACCGGCCCGTTCGCCCACCGCAACGGCAACTGGCGCATCACCACCCGGATCACCGACGGCAGGTTCCTCACCCGCGACCTGGGCCGCCCGCGCGACCCGGTGTCCCTGCCGACCAGGGCCGACGTCGACGCCGCGCTCGCCGATCCGGTGTACGACGCGGCCCCCTGGGACTCGACGTCCGCCACCGGCTTCCGGAACCGCATCGAGGGCTGGAACGCGGGCGGCGAGCAGCGGTGGCGCAACCACAACCGGGTCCACCGGTGGGTCGGCGGCCTGATGATGGGCGCCACCTCGCCGAACGACCCGGTGTTCTGGCTGCACCACGCCTTCATGGACCTGCTCTGGACGCGCTGGCAGCAGGCCCACCCGCGGTCCGGCTACCTGCCGCGGACACGGCTGCCGCGCGAGGACCCGGCGTACGGGCAGGTCTTCGCGCTCGACGAGCCGATGCCCCCGTGGGACGTGCGGCCGTCGGCACTGCTGGACCACACCCGCCACTACCGCTACGCCTGAGCGGCCCGCAGCCCTGAGCGGACCCTGCCCGAGGGGGCCGGCCGGACACCGTCCGGCCGGCCCCCTCGGCACGGGACCGCCGGGTTCCCGCGGGAACGGCAGCGGCCTCCCCCGTGTGCGGAGCACGGGGGAGGCCGCGGGTGGTGCGTGGGGCCGGGTTACCGGCCGGGCGCTCAGTAGGCGCCGTTGCCGCCGTCGGCGTTGACGCAGGTGTTGCCGAACGCCGGGTTGAGCAGCGCGATGACGTTCACCGTGTTGCCGCAGACGTTGACCGGCACGTGGACGGGCAGCTGGACCAGGTTGCCGGAAGCCACACCGGGGGAACCGACGGCCGCACCGTGCGCTCCGGCGTCGGCGGCAGCCATGCCGGCGCCGCCGGCCAGGATGGCACCCGTGCCGGCGACAACGGCGGCGGCCTTCGCGATACGCGACATCAACTTCTCCTTGAGAACGAGAGGCGGCCGCAGGACTGCGGCCTTCACTCCCCGTTCAACGCACGAACCGGACACCGGTAACGGATCAGGACGAAGTCAGACCCCAACGGTCCCGTCGACGCCCTCGCGCAGGAAGTCGGCGTGCCCGTTGTGGCGGGCGTACTCGGTGACGACGTGCAGCAGGATCATCCGCACCGACACGTCCTCCCCCCAGCGGGGCGCGCGCACGGTCGTGTCCAGCGACTCGACGGACGCCTCGATGCGGCGCGAGTGGCCGATCTCCTCCTGCCAGGCGGCGAAGGCCTCGCCGCGGGTCGCGCCGCTCGCGTCGTAGGCCGTCTGGAAGTCCCCGTCCGCCGACCAGACGAGGGGCACGTCCTCGCCGCCGATCGTCCGGCGGAACCAGGCCCGCTCGACCTCGGCCATGTGGCGCACCAGGCCCAGCAGGGTCAGGGTCGAGGGCGGCATCGAGCGGCGGCGCAGGTCCTCGTCGCCGAGCCCCTCGCACTTGGCGGCCAGGGTGGCGCGGTGGAAGTCGAGATAGGCGCGCAGGGTCTCGCGTTCCCCGGCGCGGGGCGGGGGCCCGACCCGTTCGACGGTCATTGAGCACACTCCTTCGTTCACTCGGGCGGTCGTCACCCGGTCCATCATTCGTTCGTATGTTCTATTTCGGAGTACGGTGGAACCATGGCAGCACACCTTCAGGGCTCCCTGTTCGACCAGACCGACGAGATCCGCCTCGGTCCGCTCACGGATGTCCGGCGCACCGTGCTCGGCGACGGCGCCTGGATCGACACGCTGCCCGGCTGGCTCGCGGGCGCGGACGCGCTCTTCGGGGACCTCGCGGAGGGCGTGCCCTGGCACGCCGAGCGCCGCCGGATGTACGAGCGGACGGTCGAGGTGCCGCGCCTGCTCTCGTACTACGGGCAGGGCGAGCCGCTGCCCCACCCCGTGCTGGAGCGCGCCCGCGACGCGCTGTCCGCGCGCTACGCGGACGAGCTCGGCGAGCCCTTCGTCACGGCCGGGCTCTGCTACTACCGCGACGGGCGCGACAGCGTGGCCTGGCACGGCGACCGGATCGGCCGGGGGGCGCGCGAGGACACCATGGTGGCGATCCTCTCCGTCGGCGCCCCGCGCGACCTGCTGCTGCGGCCGGCGGGCGGCGGCCCGTCGGTGCGCCGGGCGCTCGGGCACGGCGACCTGATCGTGATGGGCGGGTCGTGCCAGCGCACCTGGGAGCACGCCGTGCCGAAGACGGCGCGCTCCGCGGGGCCCCGGATCAGTGTCCAGTTCCGCCCGCGCGGCGTGAACTGACGTACGCCGCGGCCGGCGCGCGGCCTCCCCGGCCGGGGAGCCGGGCCTCGCCCGGGTCAGCGAGGGGCGCGGCGCACGGACCGGCCGGCCAGCACATCGGTGCGCACCCCGTCCTCGATGACGAACCGGCCGTCGATCAGCACGTGCGGGATGCCGGCCGGGAGGGTGCGCGGCTGCTCGAACGTGGACCCGGCGGCGACCGTGTCCGGGTCGAAGAGCACGAGGTCGGCGCGGTAGCCCTCGCGGACCAGGCCCCGGTCCGCCAGGCGCAGCCGGGCCGCCGGGCGGGAGGTCAGATGCGCCACGGCCTCCTCCAGCCCGAGGACGCCCAGCTCCCGGGCGTAGTGGCCGAGGTAGTGGGGGAACGTCCCGTACGCGCGGGGGTGCGGCTTGTCGCCCTGGAGGATGCCGTCGCTGCCGCCGGTGTGGACGCGGTGCCGCATGATCGCGCGCACGTTCTCCTCGTGCCCGACGTGCTGGAGGATCGTCGTCCCGAGCCGGTCGCCGGTCAGCAGCCGCCGTGCCGTGACCCACGGCTCCTCGCCGCGCAGCCGCGCCGACTCCTCGACCGTGCGGCCGACATGGCCGGCGAGGGAGGGGTCGCCCACACCCGAGATCTCGATGGTGTCCCATTCGATCGGCACGCCGTGGCAGCCGTCCGAGCCGGTCACCTCCAGGTGGTGGCGGATCCGCTCGGCGGTCGCGTCGTCGCGCAGCCGGGCGAGGACCGCCTCCGGGCCGCCCTCGCCCGCCCAGCTCGGCAGCATGGCGACGAGCGTGGTGCAGCCGGGGGTGTACGGATAGGTGTCGAGGGAGATGTCGGCGCCGGCGTCCAGCGCGTCGTCCAGCAGCGCCAGCAGGTCGGGCGCCCTGCCCTTGTTCACGCCGAAGTTCATGGTGGCGTGCGCCAGGTGCAGGGCGCAGCCCGCCTCCCGGGTGAGCCCGACCATCTCCTCGTACGCCTGAAGCGCGCCCGCGCCGTAGGAGCGGTGGTGGGGGCAGTAGTAGCCGTCGTAGCGGGCCACCACACGGCACAGCTCGGTCAGTTCGGCATCGTTCGCGTACATGCCGGGCGTGTAGGTGAGGCCGGACGACATCCCGACCGCGCCCTGCTCCATGCCCTCGGCGACGAGCTGCCGCATCCGGTCGAGCTCGGCGGGGGTCGCCGGCCGGTCCTCCCAGCCCATGGCGAGCATCCGCACCGTGCCCTGCGGGACGAGGTAGGCGGCGTTGACGGCGATGCCCTGGCGGTCGAGCCGGTCCAGGTACCCGCCGACCGAGCGCCAGTCGAAGTCGATGTCCGACCCGTCGCCGTTCCAGCCGGTGATCGCCCGGCGCACCGCGTCGAGGGTGGTGTCGTCGACGGGCGCGTACGACAGCCCGTCCTGCCCGAGGACCTCCAGGGTCACGCCCTGCGCGGCCTTCGCCGAGTGGTCGGGGTCGCGGAGCAGGGCGAGGTCGCTGTGGGCGTGCATGTCGATGAAGCCGGGGGCGAGGGCGAGGCCGTGCGCGTCGAGGACGCGTCCGCCGGTGAGGGCGGGGCCGGCGCCCTCACGGCGTATCGCGGTGACGCGCCCGGCGTCGATCCCGACGTCGGCGCGGTAGGAGGCACCGCCGGTGCCGTCGATGACGCGGGCGTCGCGGATGACGAGGTCCATGGATGCGGTGCCTTTCGGGGCCGTGGCCGGGAGAGAGGGGGAGCGGGGCTCAGAAGAAGGTCCGGACGAAGTCCGTGACCGTGCCGTCCTCCTCCACCACCGGGATGAGCTGCCACTTGTCGAACGCGGTGCACGGGTGGGACAGCCCCATGCCGACCCAGTCGCCCACCTCCAGCCCGGCGCCGGGGTCGGTGCGCACCCAGGCGTGCTGGTCGGACAGGCCGGTGACGGTGATGCCGTCGGCGGGCCGGACGGCGCCGGTGCGGGCGTCGCGGACGGCCTGCGCCTCGGGCAGGTCGAGGTCGTACGCGGCGTCCCGCTTGCCCGCGTTGAGGAAGGCCTGCTCGGGCGACGGGCGGGAGACCACCTGCGCCCACAGCCGGAACGCGGGCTGGAGCGAGCCCTCCGCGGGCACCCGGTTGAACGGGGTCAGGTGCCGGTAGTGGCCGTCGTCGTGCGAGACGTACGCGCCGGAGCGCAGCAGCTTCAGCACGGGGGCCGACAGCGCGGGGATCTCGGCGAAGACGTCCGCGACCGCGTCGAACCAGGCGCTGCCGCCCGCGCTGACCACGATCTCGCCGGTGTCCGCGAACCGGCCCTCGGCGTCGAAGGCGGCGGCGAGGGCGACCAGCCGGCGCAGCCAGGCCCGCACGCTGTCGCCGTCGGCCTTCGGGACCTCGCCCTCGTAGCCGGCCACGCCGACCAGCCGCAGGTTCCCCGCGGCGGCGACCGCGTCGGCGACGGCGGCGCATCCGGCCTCGGTGCGCACCCCGGTGCGGGCGCCGTCGCCCGCGCCCAGCTCGACGACGACGTCCAGCGGGCGGGACACTCCGCGCAGGGCCTCGTCCATCAGCTCCACGCCGCGGACCGAGTCGACGTAGACGACGAGCCGGAATCCGGGGTCGGCGTCGAGCTCCCCGGCGATCCAGCGCAGCGCGGCGGCGTCGACGACCTCGTTGGCGAGGAAGATCCGGCTGATCCCGTAGGCGCGGTAGACGCGGACCTGGTGGGGCACGGCCGCGGTGATGCCCCAGGCGCCGCGCTCCAGCTGGCGGGCGAAGAGCTGGGGGGACATGGACGTCTTGCCGTGCGGGGCGAAGGCGAGGCCGTGGCGTTCCGCGTAGGTCTCCAGCAGGGCCAGGTTGTGCTCCAGCGACGCGGCGGAGAGCGCCAGCACGGGTGTGGTGAAGCCCCCGGTGAACAGGGAGCGCCGGGCCGAGGCGAGCTCGCCGACGGTGAGGCCCTGTGCGTCGGGCGGGAGCGCCTTGAAGCGGTGGTCGACCGGTTCGTCGGCAAGCCTGGCGACGGCGTCGTCGGCGTGGCTGGCGGCCATGGGAGCCCTCCTCGGCGGTGTTGCATGATGTGCAACGCTCATTGCGTATTTCGCTTACCGCTGTCTAACATCCGAGCCGAGACCGGGTCAATGGGCCCGGTGACCGACCAGCGAGGAGCCCCCGCGATCATGACCGCGAGCGCGCACGGACCCGTGGACGTCGTCTGCCTCGGCGAGTCCATGGTCACGTTCCTGCCCACCAGGGCGGGACGCCTGGCCGACGTGCCGTCGTTCGTCCGCGGCATCGGCGGGGCCGAGTCCAACCTCGCCTGCGCCCTCGCCGCCTGCGGCCACCGGGTCCGCTGGGTGGGCCGGGTGGGCGCCGACGGCTTCGGCGACCACCTGGTGGCCGCCATCGCCGCCTACGGGGTCGACACCGCGGCGGTCGTCCGCGACCCGGGACGCCCCACGGGCGTCTACTTCCGCACGGCGGCCGACCGGGCCGGCGACGGCCACGAGGTCGTCTACTACCGGGCCGGATCCGCCGCGTCGGCGATGTCGCCCGCCACCGTCCCGCTCGAAGCGGTGTGGTCGGGACGGGTGCTGCACGTCTCCGGCATCACCGCCGCGCTGTCCGCCGACTGCCTGGCCCTGATGCGCGGCCTCACCGCCCGCCGCGACGGCCGCCCGCTCCTCTCGTTCGACGTCAACCACCGGCCCGGTCTCTGGCGCGACCCCGAAGGGCCCCGCGTCCTGCTCGACCTCGCGCGCGGCGCGGACCTCGTCTTCACCGGCGAGGACGAGGCCGAGGAGGCGTGGGGCGTGCACGGCGGGCCGGAGGCCGTGCGGCGGGCACTGCCCGAGCCGGCGACGCTGGTGGTGAAGCGCGGCGCCCTGGGCGCGGTCGCCTTCACCCGCGGGCCCGCCGGCGACACCGTCACCGAGGTCCCCGCCCCCGTCGTCGACGTCGTCGCCGCCACCGGGGCCGGTGACGCCTTCGCCGCCGGCTTCCTCTCCGCGACCCTCCGCGACCTGCCCGTGCGCGACCGGCTGCGGTACGGCCACCTCTGGGCAGCCGCGGCCCTCACCGTCGCCGGGGACCTGGCCGAGCCGCCCTCCCACGCGCAGGCCGGGCGGCTCGTCGGCCTCGACGACGACGCCTGGGGGAGACTGCACCTCGGCCCCGGCTGGACGGGCCAGGACCAGGAGGTACGTACGCCATGAGCCAGACCGTCGACCGCGCGCTCAGCATCCTGCCGCTGCTCGCCCAGGGACCCGCCGACCTCGGACAGGTCGCCGACCGGCTCGGCGTCCACAAGTCCACCGCGCTGCGCCTGCTGCGCACCCTCCACGAGCACGGCCTCGTCTACCGCCAGCAGGACCAGCGCTACCGCCTCGGCGCCCGCCTCTTCGCCCTCGCCCAGGAGGCGGTCGAGAACCTCGACGTGCGGGAGATCGCCCACCCCCATCTCCTCGCGCTCAACGAGCAGATCGGGCACACCGTCCACCTCGCGGTGTACGAGGAGAGCGAGGTCCTCTACATCGACAAGGTCGAGAGCCGCTACCCGGTCCGCATGTACTCGCGGATCGGCAAGCCCGTCGCGATCACCGTCGCGGCCGTGGCCAAGCTGCTCCTGGCCGACCTGCCGGAGGCCGAGCGGCGCGCCGTCGCCGAGAAGCTCGACTTCCCCATGTACACGTCCCGTTCGATCCCGAACGCCGCCGCCTTCCTCAGGGAGCTGGCGACCGTCCGCGAACAGGGCTGGGCCACCGACCTGGGTGGCCACGAGGAGTCCATCAACTGCATCGGCGCGCCCATCAGGGGCGCCGACGGCCGTGTCGTCGCCGCCATGTCGGTGTCCGCGCCGAACGTGGTCGTGACCGCCGACGAACTCCTCACCCTCCTCCCGCTGGTGCGCCGCTGCGCGGACGCCATCACCCGGGAGTACTCAGGACAGACACCCCAGAAGGAAGCGCAGGCATGACCGAGAAGACCGCGATCACCCCGCCCACCCACACCGCGCCGCCCGCGAAGTTCTCCCACGGCGTCCGCAAGGGCAACCTCCTCCAGGTCGCCGGCCAGGTCGGCTTCCTGCCCGCCGTCGAGGGCCAGGCCCCGACCCCGGCCGGCCCGACCCTGCGCGAGCAGACCCTCCAGACCTTCGCCAACGTCGAGGCGATCCTCACCGAGGGCGGGGCGAGCTGGGACGACGTGATGATGATCCGCGTCTACCTCACGGACACGGGCCACTTCGCCGAGATGAACGAGATCTACAACGAGTACTTCAAGGACCTCGCGGTGGCCCCGGCCGCCCGCACCACGGTCTACGTCGGGCTCCCCGCCGGCCTGCTCATCGAGATCGACGCCCTGGCCGTCCTGGGCTGATCCCCGGCCGCTCCGCCACCGGACCCATCTCCCCTCCCCGGACCGGCCGCCCCGCAGCCCGGCCCCTTCCCGGACCTGCCGCCCGCGGACCGCTCCCCGTCCCGGACTGATTCCCCTGATCCACCCGTTCCACGGCACGGCGCGACCTCCCCACGCGCCGTGCCGCGCCCCACCCATGCCCGAAACCGCACGGCCCGCAAGGAATCCCCATGCTCATCGCCGCTGACGCGCCCCCACCCCCCGTCCCGCACACCGGCGGACTGCTCACCGTCATCGACGGCACCGCCGGTCTGCTGACCGTGGCCGCCCTCGGAATCGCCCTGCTGCTCTACCTGATCATCAAGGTGCGGCTCCAGCCGTTCGTCGCCCTGCTCGCCGTCTCCATAGCCGTCGGCCTCGCGGCGGGCCTGTCCGTCACCGAACTCTTCGGCACGGTGCAGAAGTCCGCGGCCGTCTCCGTCATCGAGACCGGCATGGGCGGCATCCTCGGCCATGTCGCCATCATCATCGGCCTCGGCACCATGCTCGGCGCGATCCTGGAGGTGTCCGGCGGCGCGGAGGTGCTCTCCTCCCGGCTGCTCGGCCTCTTCGGCGAGAAGCGCGCCCCGCTCGCCATGGGCCTCACCGGCCTGATCTTCGGCATCCCCGTCTTCTTCGACGTCGGCATCTTCGTCCTCGCGCCGATCGTCTACGCCGCGGCCAAGCGGTCCGGCAAGTCGATCGTCCTGTACGCCATGCCGCTGCTCGCGGGCCTGTCGATGACCCACGCCTTCCTGCCGCCGCACCCCGGACCGGTGGCCGCCGCCGGACTCTTCCACGTCTCCCTGGGCTGGGTCATCCTCATGGGCGTCGTCGTCGGCGTCCCGGCCGTCCTCGCGGCCTGGGGCTACGCCGCCTGGATCGGCAAGCGGGTCTTCGTCGAGGTGCCGCAGGACATGGTGGAGGCCGCCGAGGAGTCGAAGGCCGCCGTCCTCGCCGAGCAGCGGGCCGCGGGGCGCGAGCCCCGGGAGAACCCGGTCGCGCTCTCCACCGTGCTCGCCATCATCGGCACCCCGCTGGTGCTGATCCTCGCCGCCACGTTCTCGTCCATCGCCCTCGACGAGTCCACCTTCCGCTCGGTCGTCGAGTTCTTCGGCAACCCGTTCGTCGCCCTGACCATCGCGCTGGTGCTGGCGTACTGGCTGCTGGGCATCCGGCGCGGCTGGTCGCGCAAGTCGCTGGAGTCGGTGTCCACGCAGTCGCTGAAGCCGGTCGGCAACATCCTGCTCGTCGTCGGCGCGGGCGGTGTCTTCGGCGCGGTGCTCAAGGCGAGCGGTGTCGCCCAGGCCCTCTCGGACACCTTCAACGACGTCGGCCTGCCGGTGATCGTCCTCGCCTACCTGATCTCGCTGGTGCTGCGCGTCGCCCAGGGCTCCGCGACCGTCGCGATCGTCACCACGGCGGGCATCGTGCTGCCCCTCGTCGAGAACGGCGGCCACTCGCAGGCCTTCCTCGCCCTGGTCATCATGGCCATCTCGGCGGGCTCCATCTTCGCCTCGCACGTCAACGACGGCGGCTTCTGGATCGTCTCCAAGTACTTCGGCATCTCCGAGCGGGACACCCTCAAGACCTGGACCGTCCTGGAGTCGGTGCTCTCCGTCGCGGGCTTCGCGGTCGCCGCGGCGCTGAGCCTGGTGGTGTAGCGGGCCGCCACGCCCGCGGGGCGGGTACCGGAGCATCGGCTCCGGTACCCGCCCCGCGGCGTCACGGCCTCAGGAGCAGTACTGCGCCTGCTTGCCGATGGAGCGGTACATGCAGTCCGAGTTCTCCAGCAGCTGGAGCACCGCGTCGCGGTTGCGGCTGGTCTCGCGCTCGATCACCTCGTCCGGCGGGTAGAAGCCGCCCCCGGAGGCGCTCGCCGGGTACATCTCGAAGGTGTAGCCGAAGATCTTCTGGCTGCCCCACAGCCAGTCGTCGATCGAGCCGTCGGTGACGTAGAGGTCGCTCGACTGCTCGGCCGTGTAGCCGTTGCTGGCCGCCATCTTGCCGCCGACGGCCGCGAAGGCGTCCCGGTCGTCCTTGGTCAGGCCGGGTGCGGTGTCGGCCGTGGTGTAGCCGTACGGCCACAGCACCAGCTCGCTGTAGGTGTGGAAGTCGATGCCGGTCCTGATCTGCTGCTTGCCGCCGACCACCCGGGAGCGGACGAAGTCGGCGACGACCTTCACCTCGGGCGCGGACTCGGCGGCCCGGCCGCGGTAGGTCTCCGAGCTCGTCGAT
It encodes the following:
- a CDS encoding GntP family permease; its protein translation is MLIAADAPPPPVPHTGGLLTVIDGTAGLLTVAALGIALLLYLIIKVRLQPFVALLAVSIAVGLAAGLSVTELFGTVQKSAAVSVIETGMGGILGHVAIIIGLGTMLGAILEVSGGAEVLSSRLLGLFGEKRAPLAMGLTGLIFGIPVFFDVGIFVLAPIVYAAAKRSGKSIVLYAMPLLAGLSMTHAFLPPHPGPVAAAGLFHVSLGWVILMGVVVGVPAVLAAWGYAAWIGKRVFVEVPQDMVEAAEESKAAVLAEQRAAGREPRENPVALSTVLAIIGTPLVLILAATFSSIALDESTFRSVVEFFGNPFVALTIALVLAYWLLGIRRGWSRKSLESVSTQSLKPVGNILLVVGAGGVFGAVLKASGVAQALSDTFNDVGLPVIVLAYLISLVLRVAQGSATVAIVTTAGIVLPLVENGGHSQAFLALVIMAISAGSIFASHVNDGGFWIVSKYFGISERDTLKTWTVLESVLSVAGFAVAAALSLVV
- a CDS encoding IclR family transcriptional regulator, with the protein product MSQTVDRALSILPLLAQGPADLGQVADRLGVHKSTALRLLRTLHEHGLVYRQQDQRYRLGARLFALAQEAVENLDVREIAHPHLLALNEQIGHTVHLAVYEESEVLYIDKVESRYPVRMYSRIGKPVAITVAAVAKLLLADLPEAERRAVAEKLDFPMYTSRSIPNAAAFLRELATVREQGWATDLGGHEESINCIGAPIRGADGRVVAAMSVSAPNVVVTADELLTLLPLVRRCADAITREYSGQTPQKEAQA
- a CDS encoding RidA family protein, with product MTEKTAITPPTHTAPPAKFSHGVRKGNLLQVAGQVGFLPAVEGQAPTPAGPTLREQTLQTFANVEAILTEGGASWDDVMMIRVYLTDTGHFAEMNEIYNEYFKDLAVAPAARTTVYVGLPAGLLIEIDALAVLG